One genomic segment of Burkholderiales bacterium includes these proteins:
- a CDS encoding ABC transporter substrate-binding protein: MPTRRDVLASLLTLPLWAGCQPARPLVRVAGIVWVGYEPLFLARELGLLDESAVRLVEMPSNTASLMALASKEVEAACLTLDECLLAREGGLDVRVILVFDDSAGADVVMARPPLRTPRDLAGQRIGVEETAAGALMLSKSLEIAGLAPKEVVKVPVTGDRHLAAYQAGEVDALVTWEPYATQLEALGARRIIDSGAFPGLIVDVLVAHASALAAAAESFRQLTAAYFAALDHFLQKPADAARRMAPRLGIPPEAVARAYAGVRMMDRRANRAWLDEGGQRLTAAATQVQTLMLQNGLLRRPVTLAGLADARFLPEAA; encoded by the coding sequence ATGCCCACCCGTCGCGATGTCCTCGCCTCGCTCCTCACCCTGCCCCTTTGGGCCGGCTGTCAGCCGGCGCGGCCGCTGGTGCGCGTGGCGGGCATCGTCTGGGTGGGCTACGAGCCCCTGTTCCTCGCCCGCGAACTGGGCTTGCTGGATGAGTCGGCGGTGCGTCTGGTGGAAATGCCTTCCAACACGGCGAGCCTCATGGCACTCGCCAGCAAAGAGGTGGAAGCGGCCTGCCTCACCCTGGACGAGTGTCTGCTGGCGCGGGAGGGCGGCCTCGATGTGCGGGTCATCCTAGTCTTCGACGATTCGGCCGGGGCGGACGTGGTGATGGCGCGCCCGCCCCTGCGCACGCCGCGCGATCTTGCCGGACAGCGCATCGGGGTGGAGGAGACGGCGGCCGGGGCGCTCATGTTGAGCAAAAGCCTGGAAATCGCCGGCCTTGCTCCGAAGGAGGTGGTCAAGGTGCCCGTCACCGGCGACCGCCACCTCGCCGCCTATCAGGCCGGCGAGGTGGATGCGCTGGTGACCTGGGAACCCTACGCCACCCAACTCGAAGCCCTCGGCGCGCGCCGCATCATCGATAGCGGTGCCTTTCCCGGTCTCATCGTGGACGTGCTGGTGGCCCATGCTTCCGCCCTGGCGGCAGCAGCGGAATCCTTCCGTCAGCTCACCGCGGCTTACTTTGCCGCCCTGGATCACTTCCTGCAGAAACCGGCGGATGCCGCCCGTCGCATGGCGCCGCGGCTGGGCATTCCCCCCGAGGCGGTGGCGCGCGCCTACGCCGGCGTGCGCATGATGGATCGGCGCGCCAATCGGGCGTGGCTGGACGAAGGCGGCCAGCGGCTTACGGCCGCGGCCACCCAGGTGCAGACCCTCATGCTGCAAAACGGCCTGTTGCGGCGGCCCGTGACCCTCGCGGGCCTGGCCGATGCCCGCTTCCTGCCGGAGGCCGCTTGA
- the purD gene encoding phosphoribosylamine--glycine ligase, producing MKTLVIGSGGREHALAWKLAQSPRIQKIFVAPGNAGTALDPDMENVPLTAIPDLVDFARQEKIHLTVVGPEAPLAAGIVDAFRAAGLKIFGPTQQAAQLEASKDYAKAFMVRHGIPTAAYATFTDAAAAHAHVEAKGAPIVIKADGLAAGKGVVVAATVAEAHAAVDMMLGENKLGAAGARVVIEEYLTGEEASFIVMVDGEHVLPLATSQDHKRLLDGDRGPNTGGMGAYSPAPLITPELHARIMREIIQPTVAGLRAEGVPYTGFLYAGLMIDAAGNPRVLEYNCRMGDPETQPIMMRLKSDFLALLEHALSGTLHQVEAQWDRRTALGVVLAAAGYPEAPRTGDVITGLPAPGEDYMVFHAGTALRDGQVVTSGGRVLCVTALGDTVKMAQRRAYEVASRIHFAGMQMRHDIGHRALRR from the coding sequence ATGAAGACATTGGTCATCGGCTCTGGCGGGCGTGAGCACGCCCTGGCATGGAAACTCGCGCAATCGCCGCGCATCCAGAAAATCTTCGTGGCCCCGGGCAACGCCGGCACGGCGCTGGACCCGGACATGGAAAACGTCCCCCTCACCGCCATCCCCGATCTGGTGGACTTCGCCCGCCAGGAAAAAATCCACTTGACCGTGGTGGGACCCGAAGCGCCGCTCGCCGCTGGTATCGTCGACGCTTTCCGCGCCGCCGGCCTGAAGATCTTCGGGCCGACGCAACAGGCGGCGCAGCTGGAAGCTTCCAAGGACTATGCCAAGGCCTTCATGGTGCGCCACGGCATTCCCACCGCGGCCTATGCCACCTTCACCGATGCGGCGGCCGCCCATGCCCATGTAGAGGCAAAGGGGGCGCCCATCGTCATCAAAGCCGATGGCCTGGCGGCGGGCAAGGGCGTGGTGGTGGCAGCCACTGTGGCTGAAGCCCATGCGGCGGTGGACATGATGCTCGGCGAAAACAAACTGGGCGCCGCCGGCGCGCGGGTGGTGATCGAGGAATATCTCACCGGCGAGGAGGCAAGCTTCATCGTCATGGTGGATGGCGAGCATGTGCTGCCGCTCGCCACCAGCCAGGATCACAAGCGCCTGCTCGATGGCGACCGCGGACCCAATACGGGCGGCATGGGCGCCTATTCCCCCGCGCCCCTCATCACCCCGGAGCTCCATGCGCGCATCATGCGGGAGATCATACAGCCGACGGTGGCCGGTCTGCGTGCCGAGGGGGTGCCCTACACGGGTTTTCTCTATGCGGGGCTGATGATCGATGCCGCCGGCAATCCGCGTGTGCTGGAATACAACTGCCGCATGGGCGACCCGGAAACCCAGCCCATCATGATGCGGCTGAAAAGCGACTTCCTCGCCCTCCTGGAACATGCCCTCTCCGGCACGCTGCACCAGGTGGAAGCCCAGTGGGACCGACGCACGGCGCTTGGCGTGGTGCTGGCCGCCGCTGGCTACCCGGAGGCGCCCCGCACCGGCGATGTGATCACCGGTCTGCCGGCGCCCGGGGAGGATTACATGGTCTTTCACGCCGGCACTGCCCTGCGCGACGGCCAGGTGGTGACCAGCGGCGGCCGGGTGCTGTGTGTCACTGCGCTGGGCGATACGGTGAAAATGGCCCAGCGCCGCGCCTACGAAGTCGCCAGCCGGATTCATTTCGCCGGCATGCAGATGCGCCACGACATCGGCCATCGTGCCCTGCGGCGCTAG
- a CDS encoding redoxin family protein: MANATPVGWKIWSARQAPACARAKDRSKLEAAGWPARLFAFLVFLLPLASATPAGAQTQLPELTFHLTPVKPRAQAKDFAFKDLDGKLQRLSDYRGKVVLVNFWATWCPPCRREMPSMERLHQKLKDQPFAILAVNQMENFDLVFSFTGQLEPAPTFPILLDGEGKSAKAWGVKGLPASFIVDKQGRIAYRAMGGREFDHPEMEKVLRALIQE; this comes from the coding sequence ATGGCAAACGCTACACCGGTCGGTTGGAAAATCTGGAGTGCCCGACAGGCTCCGGCCTGCGCTAGGGCGAAAGACCGCAGCAAACTTGAGGCAGCAGGTTGGCCCGCGCGGCTTTTCGCCTTCCTCGTTTTTCTTTTGCCCCTCGCTAGCGCAACGCCGGCCGGGGCACAGACGCAACTGCCGGAGCTCACCTTTCACCTCACGCCCGTCAAGCCCCGCGCCCAGGCGAAGGATTTCGCCTTCAAGGACCTGGACGGCAAACTGCAGCGCCTGTCGGACTACCGGGGCAAAGTGGTGCTGGTGAATTTCTGGGCCACCTGGTGTCCGCCCTGCCGCCGGGAAATGCCGTCCATGGAGCGGCTGCACCAGAAACTGAAGGATCAGCCCTTCGCCATCCTCGCCGTGAACCAGATGGAAAACTTCGATCTCGTCTTCAGCTTCACCGGCCAGCTCGAACCCGCGCCCACCTTCCCCATCCTCCTCGATGGCGAAGGCAAAAGCGCCAAGGCATGGGGCGTGAAGGGCCTGCCCGCCAGTTTCATCGTGGACAAACAGGGCCGCATCGCCTATCGCGCCATGGGCGGGCGGGAGTTCGATCATCCCGAAATGGAAAAGGTCCTGCGTGCCCTGATCCAGGAATGA
- a CDS encoding c-type cytochrome, producing MKPTILALAAVGLLAGAPAFAADGQALAQKYACMSCHQVDKKVVGPAYKDVAAKYRGDKNAEAHLIEKVKKGGSGVWGTVPMPPNPQVPDADLKAIVSWVLSLK from the coding sequence ATGAAACCCACCATCCTCGCCCTTGCCGCTGTCGGCCTTCTGGCCGGCGCCCCCGCTTTCGCCGCCGATGGCCAGGCCCTGGCGCAAAAATACGCCTGCATGAGCTGCCACCAGGTGGACAAGAAGGTGGTCGGCCCCGCCTACAAGGACGTGGCGGCCAAATACCGCGGTGACAAAAACGCCGAAGCCCACCTGATCGAGAAAGTGAAGAAGGGCGGCTCCGGCGTCTGGGGGACCGTCCCCATGCCGCCCAACCCCCAGGTGCCCGACGCGGATCTCAAAGCCATCGTGAGCTGGGTGCTGTCCCTCAAGTAA
- the hemF gene encoding oxygen-dependent coproporphyrinogen oxidase — protein METKRVREFLTELQELIVERLQQVDGKRFRRDEWSRAEGGGGVTCVIEEGNVLERGGVNFSHVMGESLPPSATASRPQLAGRRFEAMGVSLVLHPRNPYAPTVHMNVRFFVAEKPGEAPVWWFGGGMDLTPYYGFEEDAVHFHTLCRNALTPFGADYYPRFKKWCDEYFYLRHRGEPRGVGGIFFDDFSEGGFEHAFNLTESVGDHFLPAYVPILERRMNTPYGERERDFQAYRRGRYVEFNLVYDRGTLFGLQSGGRTESILMSLPPLVKWRYDWKPEPGTPEARLYTDFLIARDWV, from the coding sequence ATGGAAACCAAGCGTGTCCGGGAGTTCCTGACGGAATTACAGGAACTCATCGTCGAGCGTCTGCAACAGGTGGACGGTAAGCGTTTCCGCCGCGATGAGTGGAGCCGCGCGGAAGGAGGCGGCGGGGTGACCTGCGTCATCGAAGAAGGCAATGTGCTGGAGCGCGGCGGGGTGAACTTCTCCCATGTCATGGGCGAAAGCCTGCCGCCCTCGGCCACGGCCAGCCGGCCCCAGCTTGCCGGCCGCCGGTTCGAGGCCATGGGCGTGTCCCTGGTTTTGCATCCCCGCAACCCCTACGCGCCCACGGTGCACATGAACGTGCGCTTCTTCGTCGCGGAAAAACCTGGTGAGGCGCCGGTGTGGTGGTTTGGCGGCGGCATGGACCTCACCCCCTATTACGGCTTCGAGGAGGATGCGGTGCATTTCCACACCCTCTGCCGCAATGCCCTGACCCCCTTCGGCGCCGACTACTACCCCCGCTTCAAGAAATGGTGCGATGAGTATTTCTACCTCCGGCATCGGGGCGAGCCGCGGGGCGTGGGGGGCATCTTCTTCGACGATTTCAGCGAGGGGGGCTTCGAGCACGCCTTCAATCTCACCGAAAGTGTGGGGGATCATTTCCTGCCCGCCTATGTCCCCATCCTGGAGCGGCGCATGAACACCCCTTACGGGGAACGGGAGCGGGATTTCCAGGCCTACCGGCGGGGTCGTTACGTGGAGTTCAACCTGGTCTATGACCGCGGCACGTTGTTCGGGCTGCAAAGTGGCGGGCGTACCGAGTCCATCCTCATGTCCCTGCCGCCGCTGGTGAAATGGCGCTACGACTGGAAGCCGGAGCCCGGCACGCCGGAAGCGCGCCTCTATACGGATTTCCTCATCGCCCGCGACTGGGTGTAA
- a CDS encoding class I SAM-dependent methyltransferase produces MMAPEASNTLVSYDAIPYESLPIPATHPDALAAAAHLAGLTPPPVEGCRVLELGAASGGNLIPMAFYRPGNEYVGIDLSRQQVEAGCALIEALSLTNVRLLHRDVASGVADLGRFDYVIAHGLYSWVPPAVRDGLLPVIAEALRPGGIAYVSYNTLPGWRARAMVRDMLAAHVGEASHPRARLALAQEFLARMAPAYAALDAPETGPIARELDYLLKAPPGYLYHEYLDEYNEPLLVSDFLAAARAAGLTYVGDAEAAADLGQGLPGKARAAVEEFPLARRIQYYDFLTLRPFRRSLLTPGTGEALAFEPHRLSTLALFADVTSEEEIDLAADTPQTFHTSTRSAFQASHPLTKAALMTLSARFPAAVAYDDLLKAARALVEQHGGHPRAGESERCLTELAALVSWRFLGIAPAPQAWTLTPSPRPRLHALARLQISRGEAPAGIRHSALALDEAAQTLALACDGSRDLAQLAGLMQARWPEFDADETRVACAQLLWTFARNGLFVPE; encoded by the coding sequence ATGATGGCCCCCGAGGCGTCAAACACCCTCGTAAGTTACGACGCCATCCCCTACGAAAGCCTGCCCATCCCCGCCACGCATCCGGATGCGCTGGCGGCGGCGGCGCACCTTGCCGGCCTCACGCCGCCGCCGGTGGAAGGCTGCCGGGTACTGGAACTGGGCGCCGCCAGTGGCGGCAATCTCATTCCCATGGCCTTCTACCGTCCCGGCAACGAGTACGTGGGCATCGATCTTTCCCGGCAGCAGGTGGAAGCCGGCTGCGCCCTCATCGAGGCGCTGTCCCTCACCAACGTGCGGCTTCTCCATCGCGACGTGGCAAGCGGCGTGGCGGACCTGGGCCGCTTCGACTATGTGATTGCCCACGGTCTCTATTCCTGGGTGCCGCCTGCGGTGCGGGATGGGCTTCTGCCGGTCATCGCCGAAGCGCTGCGGCCTGGCGGCATTGCCTATGTGAGTTACAACACCCTGCCCGGCTGGCGCGCTCGCGCCATGGTGCGGGACATGCTGGCAGCCCACGTGGGGGAGGCCAGCCATCCCCGGGCGCGGCTTGCCCTGGCGCAGGAATTCCTCGCCCGCATGGCTCCCGCCTATGCCGCCCTCGACGCCCCCGAGACTGGGCCCATTGCGCGGGAGCTCGACTATCTCCTCAAGGCGCCGCCGGGCTACCTCTACCACGAGTATCTGGACGAGTACAACGAGCCGCTCCTGGTGAGCGATTTCCTCGCTGCGGCGCGGGCCGCCGGCCTCACCTACGTGGGCGATGCAGAAGCCGCCGCCGATCTGGGTCAGGGGTTGCCCGGGAAGGCGCGGGCGGCGGTGGAGGAGTTTCCCCTGGCCCGGCGCATCCAGTATTACGACTTTCTCACCCTGCGCCCCTTCCGCCGCAGTCTGCTCACCCCCGGCACGGGCGAGGCCCTGGCTTTTGAGCCCCACAGACTTTCCACCCTGGCCCTGTTTGCCGACGTCACCTCGGAGGAGGAAATCGATCTCGCCGCGGACACCCCCCAGACTTTCCACACCAGCACCCGTTCCGCCTTTCAGGCGAGCCACCCCCTGACCAAGGCCGCCCTCATGACGCTATCGGCGCGCTTCCCCGCCGCGGTGGCCTACGACGATCTCCTCAAGGCCGCCCGCGCCCTGGTGGAACAACATGGCGGACACCCGCGCGCGGGCGAATCCGAGCGCTGCCTCACCGAGCTCGCCGCCCTGGTGAGCTGGCGTTTTCTGGGGATTGCCCCCGCGCCCCAGGCGTGGACCTTGACCCCTTCTCCACGGCCGCGGCTCCATGCCCTCGCCCGCTTACAGATCAGCCGGGGCGAAGCCCCGGCGGGAATCCGCCACAGCGCCCTCGCCCTGGACGAGGCGGCGCAGACTTTGGCCCTGGCCTGCGATGGCAGCCGGGATCTGGCACAACTTGCCGGGTTGATGCAGGCGCGCTGGCCGGAATTCGACGCCGATGAAACCCGGGTTGCCTGCGCGCAGCTTCTGTGGACCTTCGCCCGGAACGGCCTCTTTGTCCCCGAATGA
- a CDS encoding CDP-alcohol phosphatidyltransferase family protein, translating to MGFNHLPNLLTTLRVLAAPVLAWALLTGNFALAFWIFLAAALTDALDGWIARRFQLTTPYGAVMDPLADKLVTLVCVILLTWLSMVPLWLTLALVVRDTIIVGGAFAYHRVFGEVQIRPTRLGKAHTLLAFALFAGVLADAAGYLELDAVREPFFLLVLILTVASGTQYVLLWGRRAAAEASRRQPR from the coding sequence ATGGGGTTTAACCATCTGCCCAACCTGCTCACCACCCTGCGCGTGCTGGCCGCGCCGGTGTTGGCCTGGGCGCTGCTTACCGGCAACTTTGCCCTGGCCTTCTGGATTTTCCTCGCCGCTGCGCTCACCGATGCGCTGGACGGCTGGATCGCCCGCCGCTTCCAGCTCACGACGCCCTACGGTGCGGTGATGGATCCGCTGGCCGACAAGCTGGTCACCCTGGTGTGCGTGATCCTCCTCACCTGGCTCAGCATGGTGCCCTTGTGGCTGACGCTCGCCCTGGTGGTGCGGGATACCATCATCGTCGGCGGCGCCTTCGCCTATCACCGCGTCTTCGGTGAAGTGCAGATTCGGCCCACGCGGCTGGGCAAGGCGCACACCCTGCTCGCTTTTGCCCTCTTCGCCGGTGTGCTGGCCGATGCCGCGGGTTATCTGGAGCTCGATGCAGTGCGGGAGCCTTTCTTTCTCCTCGTGTTGATCCTGACCGTGGCGAGCGGCACCCAGTATGTGCTGCTGTGGGGCCGCCGCGCGGCGGCGGAGGCGTCACGGCGACAGCCGCGCTAA
- a CDS encoding EAL domain-containing protein: MRAPLRLLLPLGLTLLLLLIGGISFFTALNDEQADIKTSARQDALAAAAHLARMAEYGFASARSLVEADLAHVATDPRVAAVLILDEANRVISAHRYAWRDRPVAEVMPGFPLERARAAGERRLPLLIEHIDGNRLEVFHPFDFPAAPTEVRSSRRGVVYVRFDVSRQRAAALRAAFAARLPDLVGLVLLIGGLAFYLVHQVSRPLNRLAGVAERFGHGELEARSQPEGPEEIQRLAQAFNHMAEAVAQAQARLAESETRLAITLQSIGDALIATDAAQRVTLMNPVAEALTGWPLAEARGRQLGEVFVIENALTGQPQESPVDRVLAEGIVVGLANHTVLVARDGNRRHIADSAAPIRGVSGEVEGVVLVFRDVTEEYRLRRRLADSERHFRTLADAGQALIWTSGPDKLCDYFNRVWLEFTGRRLEDELGMGWTASVHPEDLPRVVEIYERAFDARQPFRMEYRLRHHSGEYRWIVDQGSPRYDSEGGFLGYVGHCLDITDSKRAEAEIERLAFHDPLTGLPNRTLLRDRLAQAVAAASRNRRRGALMFVDLDHFKRINDVYGHEIGDSLLKEVAQRISLHLRQTDTVARLGGDEFVVLVPDLAPSLQDAATLALALAEKIRLSLTQPVRVGEMDFISGASIGITLFPKDHENIDDLMREADIAMYRAKEAGRNAVAYFEPALQEAVSQRYALEQALREAVRTQAFAVYLQSQLDAAGRLTGAEVLLRWPHPERGLVPPATFIPVAEESGLIVPIGEWVLTQACRLIARLDGEGRGLRIAVNMSPRQFRQPDLVRRVREILTATGADPGYLVLEITESLLLEHTAEVLAHMTELSNLGVRFSIDDFGIGYSSLAYLKRLPLAELKIDKSFVQDVPHDLNDVALVETILAMATHLGLEVVAEGVENTAQYDFLRRQGCERFQGYHFHRPEPLDDWLARLSP; this comes from the coding sequence ATGCGCGCGCCGCTGCGGCTGCTGCTGCCCCTGGGGCTCACCCTGCTTTTGCTTCTGATCGGCGGGATTTCCTTTTTCACCGCCCTCAACGACGAGCAGGCGGACATCAAGACCTCGGCCCGCCAGGACGCCCTGGCCGCTGCCGCTCATCTCGCCCGCATGGCCGAATACGGGTTTGCCTCCGCCCGCAGCCTGGTGGAGGCGGATCTCGCCCATGTGGCGACCGACCCCCGGGTGGCGGCGGTGCTCATCCTCGACGAAGCCAACAGGGTGATAAGCGCCCATCGTTACGCCTGGCGGGACAGACCCGTGGCGGAGGTGATGCCCGGCTTCCCCCTGGAGCGTGCACGCGCGGCGGGCGAGCGCCGGCTGCCCCTGCTCATCGAGCATATCGACGGCAACCGGCTGGAGGTCTTCCATCCCTTCGATTTTCCCGCCGCGCCCACCGAGGTGCGCAGCTCCCGCCGGGGCGTGGTGTATGTGCGGTTCGATGTGAGCCGGCAGCGGGCGGCGGCCCTGCGGGCGGCGTTCGCCGCGCGGCTGCCGGACCTCGTGGGGCTGGTTCTCCTCATCGGCGGGCTTGCTTTTTATCTGGTTCATCAGGTAAGCCGCCCCTTGAACCGGCTCGCCGGTGTCGCGGAACGCTTCGGCCACGGGGAGCTCGAGGCACGATCGCAGCCGGAAGGACCGGAGGAGATCCAACGCCTGGCGCAGGCCTTCAACCACATGGCAGAGGCGGTGGCGCAAGCCCAGGCGCGGCTGGCGGAGAGCGAGACACGGCTTGCCATCACCCTCCAGTCCATCGGCGATGCCCTCATCGCCACCGATGCCGCCCAGCGCGTCACCCTGATGAACCCGGTGGCGGAAGCCCTCACCGGCTGGCCCCTGGCCGAAGCCCGGGGGCGGCAGCTTGGCGAAGTCTTCGTCATCGAAAACGCCCTCACCGGCCAACCCCAGGAAAGCCCGGTGGATCGGGTGCTCGCCGAGGGCATCGTGGTGGGCCTGGCCAATCACACCGTGCTCGTGGCGCGGGACGGGAACCGGCGTCATATCGCCGATTCGGCCGCGCCCATCCGCGGCGTGTCCGGCGAAGTGGAAGGCGTGGTGCTGGTCTTCCGCGACGTGACGGAGGAATACCGGTTGCGGCGCCGGCTGGCGGACAGCGAACGGCATTTCCGCACCCTCGCCGATGCCGGCCAGGCGCTCATCTGGACCTCGGGTCCCGACAAGCTCTGCGACTACTTCAACCGGGTGTGGCTGGAATTCACCGGCCGCCGCCTGGAAGACGAACTGGGCATGGGCTGGACCGCCAGCGTACACCCGGAAGACCTGCCGCGGGTGGTGGAAATTTACGAGCGCGCCTTCGACGCCCGCCAGCCCTTCCGCATGGAATACCGCCTGCGCCACCACAGCGGCGAATACCGCTGGATCGTCGATCAGGGCAGCCCGCGCTATGACAGCGAAGGCGGCTTTCTCGGCTATGTGGGCCATTGCCTGGACATCACCGATAGCAAGCGCGCCGAGGCCGAGATCGAGCGCCTGGCCTTTCACGATCCCCTTACCGGGCTGCCCAACCGGACGCTTTTGCGCGACCGGCTCGCGCAGGCCGTCGCCGCCGCTTCCCGCAACCGCCGTCGCGGCGCCTTGATGTTCGTCGATCTCGACCATTTCAAGCGCATCAACGACGTCTATGGGCACGAGATCGGCGACAGCCTGCTTAAGGAGGTGGCGCAGCGCATCAGCCTTCACCTGCGCCAAACCGATACCGTGGCGCGGCTGGGGGGTGACGAGTTCGTCGTGCTCGTCCCGGACCTCGCCCCCTCCCTGCAGGATGCCGCCACGCTCGCCCTGGCACTCGCGGAAAAAATCCGACTGTCCCTCACCCAGCCGGTGCGGGTGGGAGAAATGGATTTCATCTCCGGCGCCAGTATCGGCATCACCCTCTTCCCCAAGGATCACGAGAACATCGACGATCTCATGCGGGAGGCGGACATCGCCATGTATCGCGCCAAGGAGGCGGGGCGCAATGCGGTGGCGTATTTCGAGCCGGCGCTGCAGGAGGCAGTCAGCCAGCGCTACGCCCTGGAGCAGGCGCTGCGCGAAGCGGTGCGCACCCAGGCCTTCGCCGTCTACCTGCAATCCCAGCTGGATGCAGCGGGTCGCCTGACCGGCGCCGAGGTGCTGCTGCGCTGGCCCCATCCGGAACGGGGCCTGGTGCCACCCGCCACCTTCATCCCCGTGGCGGAGGAAAGCGGGCTCATCGTGCCCATTGGCGAGTGGGTCCTCACCCAGGCCTGCCGCCTCATCGCCCGCCTCGATGGCGAGGGCCGCGGCCTGCGCATCGCGGTGAACATGAGTCCCCGCCAGTTTCGCCAGCCCGATCTGGTGCGCCGGGTGCGGGAAATCCTCACCGCTACCGGGGCCGATCCCGGCTATCTGGTGCTGGAGATCACGGAGAGCCTCTTGCTGGAACACACCGCCGAGGTGCTCGCCCACATGACGGAGCTTTCGAATCTGGGCGTGCGCTTTTCCATCGATGACTTCGGCATCGGCTATTCATCCCTTGCCTATCTGAAGCGGCTGCCCCTGGCGGAGCTCAAGATCGACAAGAGTTTCGTCCAGGATGTGCCCCACGACCTCAACGACGTGGCGCTGGTGGAAACCATTCTCGCCATGGCCACCCATCTGGGCCTGGAAGTGGTGGCGGAAGGGGTGGAGAACACCGCCCAGTACGATTTCCTCAGGCGCCAGGGTTGTGAGCGCTTCCAGGGCTATCATTTCCACCGCCCCGAACCCCTCGACGACTGGTTAGCGCGGCTGTCGCCGTGA